Proteins from a single region of Juglans microcarpa x Juglans regia isolate MS1-56 chromosome 5S, Jm3101_v1.0, whole genome shotgun sequence:
- the LOC121268098 gene encoding glucan endo-1,3-beta-glucosidase 5-like: MIEFRPRFTAASLISVILLVGSSLKAESAVGVNWGTLSFHKLKPSTVVNLLKTNKVPKVKLFEADPGALEALMGSGIQVMVGIPNEMLASLSASTVASDLWVRQNVSRYMVKGGVDIRYVAVGNEPFLSSYSGQYEPYVMPALLNVQQSLAKVNFAGYVKLVVPCNADAYESTLPSQGAFRPELTQIMTELVSFLNSNGSPFVVNIYPFLSLYGNSDFPQDYAFFEGTTHAVTDGPNVYYNAFDGNFDTLVAALSKIGYGQMPIVIGEVGWPTDGAIGANLTAARAFNQGLINHVLSNKGTPLRPGIPPMDIYLFGLLDEGAKSILPGTFERHWGIFSFDGQAKYSLNLGLGNRRLKNAKNVQYLPSRWCVANPSTDLSEVTNHIKLACSVADCTTLNYGGSCNGIGAKGNISYAFNSYYQLRKQNAQSCDFDGLGMVTYLDPSIGECRFLVGVNDVSSSSLQPVCWWSIPWVLIMWWFWFSVM; the protein is encoded by the exons ATGATAGAGTTCAGACCCAGATTCACAGCCGCTTCTCTCATTTCTGTGATACTTCTTGTAGGCTCATCTCTGAAGGCCGAATCAGCCGTAGGAGTGAACTGGGGGACCCTGTCATTCCACAAGCTGAAGCCCTCTACAGTAGTGAATCTCCTGAAAACCAACAAGGTACCAAAAGTGAAGCTGTTTGAGGCAGACCCAGGTGCTCTGGAGGCTCTCATGGGGAGTGGGATTCAGGTCATGGTGGGAATACCCAATGAGATGCTGGCTTCCTTGAGCGCATCCACTGTGGCATCTGATTTGTGGGTTCGCCAGAATGTGTCCAGATATATGGTTAAAGGTGGTGTTGATATAAG GTACGTTGCAGTAGGAAATGAGCCCTTCCTTTCTAGTTACTCAGGTCAATACGAGCCTTATGTCATGCCTGCACTGCTCAACGTACAACAGTCCTTGGCCAAAGTAAATTTTGCAGGTTATGTGAAGTTAGTGGTACCTTGCAATGCCGATGCTTATGAGTCCACTCTTCCTTCTCAAGGGGCATTCCGACCCGAACTAACCCAAATCATGACTGAACTTGTGTCGTTCCTTAACTCAAATGGTTCCCCATTTGTAGTCAATATCTATCCATTTCTAAGCCTCTATGGGAACTCGGATTTTCCACAAGACTACGCATTCTTTGAGGGGACTACTCATGCTGTTACAGATGGGCCCAATGTTTACTACAATGCATTTGATGGAAATTTTGACACTTTAGTTGCAGCACTGAGCAAAATTGGATATGGTCAGATGCCCATAGTTATTGGGGAGGTAGGTTGGCCAACAGATGGAGCCATTGGTGCAAATCTGACTGCTGCAAGAGCTTTCAATCAAGGGCTCATAAATCATGTTCTGAGTAACAAAGGGACCCCATTGAGGCCGGGCATCCCACCGATGGATATATACCTTTTCGGTCTACTTGATGAAGGGGCAAAGAGCATACTTCCAGGAACCTTTGAGAGACACTGGGgtattttttcctttgatgGCCAAGCCAAATATTCACTAAACCTTGGTTTGGGCAACAGAAGATTAAAGAATGCAAAAAATGTTCAGTATCTCCCATCTAGATGGTGTGTGGCAAACCCATCTACAGATTTGTCTGAGGTGACAAACCACATCAAACTTGCCTGTAGTGTTGCAGATTGCACCACACTTAACTATGGTGGATCATGTAATGGCATTGGAGCGAAGGGAAATATCTCATATGCATTCAACAGTTACTATCAGCTGCGAAAGCAAAATGCACAGAGCTGTGATTTTGATGGGCTAGGCATGGTCACTTACCTCGATCCTTCTATCGGCGAATGCAGGTTTCTTGTTGGCGTGAATGATGTTAGTTCATCAAGTCTTCAACCAGTTTGTTGGTGGAGCATTCCTTGGGTTTTGATCATGTGGTGGTTTTGGTTCTCtgtaatgtga
- the LOC121268589 gene encoding DNA-directed RNA polymerases IV and V subunit 4-like isoform X2: MEKGGKGFSLPTKTARKSSLKSTTAKQASLKGKDDSSAKSKRAMKVQFDVEGSLSGRFETPPPKDSSKWGKGDKTAKGGKGSVSKPPPPLELKIEQELPENVKCMMDCEAADILQGIQDQMTILSKDPEFKLPPSFDRGLLYAKRVDHYTNPLSVRQVLQTLKKYGVSDGEMCVIANACPELVDEVFALVPSLKNKRSKLSEPLKDVLGELAKLKKSTSLESQMKSAEAGNPGNVGGLGVVD, encoded by the exons ATGGAGAAAGGAGGGAAAGGGTTTTCTCTACCCACCAAGACAGCACGAAAATCTTCTCTCAAATCAACCACCGCAAAACAag ctTCCTTGAAAGGGAAGGATGATAGCTCAGCAAAGTCAAAGAGGGCAATGAAAGTTCAGTTTGATGTTGAAG GTTCACTTAGTGGGAGGTTTGAAACTCCACCACCCAAAG ATTCAAGCAAATGGGGAAAAGGAGACAAGACTGCTAAAGGTGGGAAGGGTTCAGTTtctaaaccaccaccaccactggaGCTCAAAATTGAGCAAG AACTCCCAGAAAATGTCAAATGCATGATGGACTGTGAGGCTGCAGATATTTTACAAGGAATCCAAGATCAGATGACCATATTATCCAAAGATCCAGAATTTAAACTCCCCCC ATCATTTGACAGGGGGCTGCTGTATGCCAAAAGGGTTGACCATTATACAAATCCCCTGTCTGTTAGACAAGTTCTTCA GACTCTCAAGAAATATGGTGTCTCGGATGGCGAG aTGTGCGTCATTGCCAATGCTTGTCCAGAACTTGTAGATGAAGTTTTTGCTCTGGTCCCATCCTTGAAG AATAAGAGAAGCAAGCTCAGCGAACCCCTCAAAGATGTACTAGGTGAGCTAGCTAAGCTTAAGAAGTCAACTAGCTTAGAAAGTCAAATGAAAAGTGCTGAAGCTGGCAACCCTG GTAATGTGGGGGGCCTGGGAGTAGTGGATTGA
- the LOC121268589 gene encoding DNA-directed RNA polymerases IV and V subunit 4-like isoform X1: MEKGGKGFSLPTKTARKSSLKSTTAKQASLKGKDDSSAKSKRAMKVQFDVEGSLSGRFETPPPKGDSSKWGKGDKTAKGGKGSVSKPPPPLELKIEQELPENVKCMMDCEAADILQGIQDQMTILSKDPEFKLPPSFDRGLLYAKRVDHYTNPLSVRQVLQTLKKYGVSDGEMCVIANACPELVDEVFALVPSLKNKRSKLSEPLKDVLGELAKLKKSTSLESQMKSAEAGNPGNVGGLGVVD; the protein is encoded by the exons ATGGAGAAAGGAGGGAAAGGGTTTTCTCTACCCACCAAGACAGCACGAAAATCTTCTCTCAAATCAACCACCGCAAAACAag ctTCCTTGAAAGGGAAGGATGATAGCTCAGCAAAGTCAAAGAGGGCAATGAAAGTTCAGTTTGATGTTGAAG GTTCACTTAGTGGGAGGTTTGAAACTCCACCACCCAAAG GAGATTCAAGCAAATGGGGAAAAGGAGACAAGACTGCTAAAGGTGGGAAGGGTTCAGTTtctaaaccaccaccaccactggaGCTCAAAATTGAGCAAG AACTCCCAGAAAATGTCAAATGCATGATGGACTGTGAGGCTGCAGATATTTTACAAGGAATCCAAGATCAGATGACCATATTATCCAAAGATCCAGAATTTAAACTCCCCCC ATCATTTGACAGGGGGCTGCTGTATGCCAAAAGGGTTGACCATTATACAAATCCCCTGTCTGTTAGACAAGTTCTTCA GACTCTCAAGAAATATGGTGTCTCGGATGGCGAG aTGTGCGTCATTGCCAATGCTTGTCCAGAACTTGTAGATGAAGTTTTTGCTCTGGTCCCATCCTTGAAG AATAAGAGAAGCAAGCTCAGCGAACCCCTCAAAGATGTACTAGGTGAGCTAGCTAAGCTTAAGAAGTCAACTAGCTTAGAAAGTCAAATGAAAAGTGCTGAAGCTGGCAACCCTG GTAATGTGGGGGGCCTGGGAGTAGTGGATTGA